The Mycobacteriales bacterium region CGGTAGGGGTCGGACCAGTCGACCGAGAGCGCGAGGCGCCGCCACACGGCTTCGTACGCCTTCTCGTCCTCTGCGGTGAGCACGTCGCAGAGCTCGACGAAGTTGCGCCGTGAGATCGGCAGATGGTCTTTCGCGTCCTTCGGCGGTGTCTCCGGTGCGGTGAACTCAGGGTCGTAGGGGAGCGACGGGTCGCAGCGCACGCCGTAGTAGTTCTGCACCCGCCGTTCGCTCGGCAGGCCGTTGTCGTCCCACCCCATCGGATAGAAGACCTCGCGCCCGCGCATCCGCTGGTAGCGCGCGATCAGGTCGGTGTGGGTGTAGGAGAAGACGTGCCCGACGTGCAGCGAGCCACTCGCGGTGATCGGCGGCGTGTCGATCGCATAGACCTCGGCCCGAGGGCGCGTGCGGTCGAACCGGTAGGTCCCGTCGGCTTCCCAGGCCGCCGACCATTTGGCTTCCAGCCCGTCGACGCTCGGCTTGTCAGGCACGTTCACAGCGCACGAGTCTAGGAGTCCGCCCTAGGCTCGGGTCCGTGGCTTTCGACGACGTCGATCCGCTGGCCCGGGTCGACAAGGCGCTCGAGGCGCGCTTCCCGACCCGGATGGTTCCTGACCTGGACCGGATCACGGACCTGCTCGACCTGCTCGGTGAGCCGCAGCGCGCATTCCCGTCGATCCACATCACCGGCACGAACGGCAAGACCTCGACCGCCCGGATGATCGACGCGCTGCTGCGCGAGCTGGGCCTGCGTACCGGTCGCTACACGTCTCCGCACCTGGAAAGCGTCACCGAGCGGATCTGTGTCGACGGCCAGCCCCTGACGGCGGAGCGCTTCGCCGAGGTGTACGACGAGGTTGCGCCGTTCGCGGAGATCGTGGACGGCCGGCACGCGGACCGGGTCACCTTCTTCGAGCTGCTGACCGCGATGGGCTTTGCGGCATTCGCCGACGCTCCGGTCGACGCCGCCGTGGTCGAGGTCGGCCTCGGCGGTCGCTGGGATGCCACCAACGTGATCCACGCGCCGGTCGCGGTCGTGACGCCGATCAGCCTCGACCACGTCGGCATCCTCGGCTCGACGATCGAGGAGATCGCGGCGGAGAAGGCCGGTCTCATCCACGAGGGGGCCGCGGTCGTCTGTGCGGTGCAACCCGAGGCGGCCGTGGCAGTGTTGGTCGAGCGAGCTGCCGAGGTCGGCGCGACCATCGTCGCCGAGGGGCTGACCTTCGGCGTACGGTCCCGATCGGTCGCGGTGGGCGGCCAGCTGCTGGAACTGCAGGGCCTCGCTGGCGTCTACGAAGAAGTCTTCCTGCCGCTGCACGGGGCCCATCAAGCGACGAACGCGGCCTGCGCGCTGGCCGCGGTCGAGGCGTTCCTCGGGGCGGCGGATCGTGAGCCGCTCGACGCCGACGCGGTCCGCGCCGCCTTCGCGGGCGTCAGCTCACCCGGCCGCCTCGAGGTCGTGCGGCGCAGCCCGACCGTTCTGATCGACGGCGCGCACAACCCGGCCGGTGCGGCCGCGTTGGCGGCGGCGCTCGAGGACGAGTTCACCTTCGACCGGCTGGTTGCCGTGGTCGCGATCCTCGGTGACAAGGACGCGGCCGGCGTACTCGCCGAGCTCGAGCCGGTGGTGACGAGCGTCGTGGCGACCACCAACGGCTCGCCACGGGCGCTGTCCGCAGCCGAGCTCGGCGCCGTTGCGACCGAGGTGTTCGGCGAGGACCGGGTCGAGGTCGTGCAGCGACTTGACGACGCGATCGACGTCGCGGTGCAGCGCGCCGAGGCGGACGCAGCCGTCGGTGGCGCCGGCGTGATCGTCACCGGGTCGATCGTCACGGTCGGCGAAGCCCGGCACCTGTTGCGCGGGTCGAGCGCTTGAGCGAAACGCCCGCGCCCCGCGGGCTGTATGCGCTCGGCTCGGCCGGGCTGGTGCTCGAGGCGATCGTCCTGTTGCTCGCCGGCCCGGCGGTGATCAGCCTCGAGCGCGGGCACGTCTCGGCGTTGAAGGTCGGCTACCTGTTCGGGATGGCAATCCTGCTCATCGTTGCGGCCGTCTGGCTGCGCAAGCGCGGCGGCAAGACGCTGGCCTCGCTGATCCAGCTCCTGGTGATCGCGGGCGGGGTGATCACCTGGCCGATGTACGTCGTCGGGCTGGCGTTCGCCGCGATCTGGGTCTACTGGCTACGCCTCTGGCCCCGCTCCCACGCAACCTGACCCCACGCATGGCCCATAGGTGGTGCTGCACCCCCACGCATGGCCCATGGGTGGGGCCATAGGCCCCTGCATGGGCCATTGGCACGGCGAGGCCGGGCGGCCCGGGGCTGCCGTCCACACGGCTCGGGTGCGTCGTGACCGTTCACAGATCAGTACCCAGGCGTCCACGGAGCGGCGTCGCGCCTGGA contains the following coding sequences:
- a CDS encoding folylpolyglutamate synthase/dihydrofolate synthase family protein, which encodes MAFDDVDPLARVDKALEARFPTRMVPDLDRITDLLDLLGEPQRAFPSIHITGTNGKTSTARMIDALLRELGLRTGRYTSPHLESVTERICVDGQPLTAERFAEVYDEVAPFAEIVDGRHADRVTFFELLTAMGFAAFADAPVDAAVVEVGLGGRWDATNVIHAPVAVVTPISLDHVGILGSTIEEIAAEKAGLIHEGAAVVCAVQPEAAVAVLVERAAEVGATIVAEGLTFGVRSRSVAVGGQLLELQGLAGVYEEVFLPLHGAHQATNAACALAAVEAFLGAADREPLDADAVRAAFAGVSSPGRLEVVRRSPTVLIDGAHNPAGAAALAAALEDEFTFDRLVAVVAILGDKDAAGVLAELEPVVTSVVATTNGSPRALSAAELGAVATEVFGEDRVEVVQRLDDAIDVAVQRAEADAAVGGAGVIVTGSIVTVGEARHLLRGSSA
- a CDS encoding DUF4233 domain-containing protein, producing the protein MSETPAPRGLYALGSAGLVLEAIVLLLAGPAVISLERGHVSALKVGYLFGMAILLIVAAVWLRKRGGKTLASLIQLLVIAGGVITWPMYVVGLAFAAIWVYWLRLWPRSHAT